The Streptomyces sp. NBC_00162 genome window below encodes:
- a CDS encoding GlxA family transcriptional regulator, producing MLPPHRVVITAFPGVELLDVTGPAEVFSVATRVGGSSRPGYTVRIATADGGPVTTSSGLRLIADLTLDEALDQMDTLLVSGAVAVRDDGVEPILDDELTTWLRDAGPQTTRVGSICAGAHLLAAAGLLDGLTATTHWLTAPQLAAAHPRVTVDPDPIFIRAGRVWTCAGITAGMDMALAMVTEDHGPDLALATARMMVMYVKRPGGQSQFSVPLAAPAAAGDRIDDLRLWIGEHLAGDLSAEALAARLHLSVRHFNRLFRRRTQTTPAAYVEAARLEAARRLLQESDRPLTEVAAASGLGSVESLHRSFRRRLGTTPAEYRRRFR from the coding sequence ATGCTTCCACCGCACAGAGTCGTCATCACGGCCTTCCCCGGCGTCGAGCTGCTGGACGTCACGGGGCCTGCCGAGGTCTTCTCGGTCGCCACGCGCGTCGGAGGCAGTAGCCGTCCCGGTTACACGGTCCGGATCGCGACGGCCGACGGCGGGCCGGTGACCACCTCCAGTGGTCTCCGGCTGATCGCCGACCTCACACTGGACGAGGCCCTCGACCAGATGGACACCCTCCTCGTTTCGGGTGCCGTCGCAGTCAGGGACGACGGTGTGGAGCCGATACTCGACGACGAGCTGACCACCTGGCTGCGTGACGCCGGGCCCCAGACCACACGGGTCGGCTCGATCTGTGCGGGCGCTCACCTGCTGGCCGCCGCGGGTCTGTTGGACGGGCTGACCGCCACGACCCACTGGCTCACGGCCCCGCAACTGGCCGCAGCCCACCCGCGCGTCACTGTCGACCCGGACCCGATCTTCATCCGCGCCGGCCGCGTGTGGACCTGCGCCGGCATCACCGCGGGGATGGACATGGCACTCGCGATGGTCACCGAGGACCACGGCCCCGATCTCGCCCTGGCCACGGCCCGGATGATGGTCATGTACGTCAAACGCCCCGGCGGCCAGAGCCAGTTCAGCGTCCCGCTCGCAGCACCCGCCGCGGCCGGTGACCGCATCGACGACCTGCGCCTGTGGATCGGCGAGCACCTGGCGGGCGACCTCTCCGCGGAAGCCCTCGCCGCACGCCTCCACTTGAGCGTGCGGCACTTCAACCGGCTGTTCCGCCGACGTACGCAGACCACCCCGGCCGCATACGTCGAGGCCGCCCGGCTCGAGGCCGCTCGCCGACTGCTCCAGGAGAGCGACCGCCCTCTGACGGAGGTCGCCGCGGCCAGCGGCCTCGGCTCGGTGGAAAGCCTGCACCGCTCCTTCCGCCGTCGCCTGGGGACCACCCCCGCCGAATACCGCCGCCGCTTCCGCTGA
- a CDS encoding MBL fold metallo-hydrolase: MSQTKVIPIPVMGRHSINAYLLLGRRPVIVDAGTPGSGRKIYEQVAAHGVDPTDISLIVITHGHIDHFGSAAELHRLTGAPVAGHIADLGPFRTGRVREPYLPTGPMGRLMARNKNLHVQAEPLEPDVLVRGETHLKDFGIAARIMPTPGHTAGSISVLTDQGDLVAGDLVANSFMGLIPGRPANPPFHDDPLANLASLHKMLALNPTRLHVGHGSPLEPDRVRSWAARERRRLSRREAAGRLAVRTDGVGA; the protein is encoded by the coding sequence GTGTCCCAAACCAAGGTCATCCCCATCCCGGTGATGGGCCGCCACAGCATCAACGCCTACCTCCTGCTGGGCCGGCGTCCCGTCATCGTCGACGCGGGAACACCCGGCAGCGGGAGGAAGATCTACGAACAGGTCGCCGCGCACGGTGTGGACCCCACCGACATCTCGCTGATCGTCATCACCCACGGCCACATCGACCACTTCGGCTCCGCCGCCGAACTGCACCGCCTGACCGGGGCACCGGTGGCCGGCCACATAGCGGACCTCGGCCCGTTCCGTACCGGCCGGGTCCGCGAACCGTACCTGCCCACCGGCCCCATGGGCCGCCTCATGGCCAGGAACAAGAACCTCCACGTCCAGGCCGAACCGCTGGAACCCGACGTACTCGTACGAGGTGAGACACACCTGAAGGACTTCGGGATCGCGGCGCGCATCATGCCCACCCCCGGACACACGGCAGGATCCATTTCCGTCCTCACCGACCAGGGAGATCTCGTCGCAGGCGATCTGGTGGCCAACTCCTTCATGGGCCTCATCCCTGGCAGGCCGGCCAACCCTCCGTTCCACGACGACCCCCTGGCCAACCTCGCCAGCCTGCACAAGATGCTCGCCCTCAACCCCACCCGGCTCCACGTCGGTCACGGCTCGCCGCTGGAACCCGACCGGGTCCGCAGCTGGGCCGCCCGGGAGCGCCGCCGACTGTCCCGCCGCGAAGCGGCCGGACGCCTCGCCGTCCGCACCGATGGCGTCGGAGCCTGA
- a CDS encoding SMP-30/gluconolactonase/LRE family protein: MATERPELYTCLDDRFRTGRCMNGDDALEVLYTGCRWAEGPIYLPAWRQLIWSDIPNDRMLRWDETTETVSVFRSPAGHTNGNTLDRQGRLITCEQGNRRVTRTEHDGTLTVLADRWQGKRLNSPNDATVKSDGSIWFSDPDFGITSDYEGYRAESEIGSNNVYRIDPDTGEVRLVADCFAAPNGLVFSPDERQLFVSDTRGGAIRVFDVHPDGDSLSDGEVFAKADAEGVARFDNLRFDDGGRLWVAAMADGVHCYDPDGTLIGRLNVPETVSNISWGGAKRNRLFITAETSLYSVVMAVTGTHPTGPGRRPWLDAS; this comes from the coding sequence ATGGCCACCGAGCGCCCCGAGCTGTACACCTGCCTCGACGACCGCTTCCGTACCGGCCGGTGCATGAACGGCGACGACGCGCTGGAGGTCCTGTACACCGGCTGCCGCTGGGCCGAGGGCCCCATCTACCTCCCGGCCTGGCGCCAGCTCATCTGGAGCGACATCCCCAACGACCGCATGCTGCGGTGGGACGAGACCACCGAAACCGTGAGTGTCTTCCGCTCGCCCGCCGGGCACACCAACGGCAACACCCTGGACCGCCAGGGCCGGTTGATCACCTGCGAGCAGGGCAACCGCCGGGTGACCCGCACCGAGCACGACGGCACCCTCACCGTGCTCGCCGACCGCTGGCAGGGCAAGCGGCTCAACAGCCCCAACGACGCGACCGTGAAGTCGGACGGCTCGATCTGGTTCTCCGACCCGGACTTCGGCATCACCAGCGACTACGAGGGCTACCGCGCGGAGAGCGAGATCGGCTCCAACAACGTCTACCGGATCGACCCGGACACGGGCGAGGTCCGCCTGGTCGCCGACTGCTTCGCCGCCCCCAACGGGCTCGTCTTCTCCCCCGACGAGAGGCAGTTGTTCGTCTCCGATACCCGGGGCGGCGCCATCCGCGTCTTCGACGTCCACCCCGACGGCGACAGCCTCTCTGACGGCGAGGTCTTCGCCAAGGCCGATGCGGAGGGCGTAGCCCGGTTCGACAACCTGCGCTTCGACGACGGCGGCCGGCTGTGGGTCGCGGCGATGGCCGACGGTGTGCACTGCTACGACCCCGACGGCACCCTGATCGGCCGGCTGAACGTCCCGGAGACGGTGTCCAACATCTCCTGGGGCGGGGCCAAGCGCAACCGCCTCTTCATCACCGCCGAGACCAGCCTCTACTCGGTGGTCATGGCGGTCACGGGCACCCACCCGACGGGCCCGGGCCGCCGCCCGTGGCTCGACGCCTCCTGA
- a CDS encoding LysE family translocator — translation MFTPGADWAYAISAGLRDRSVVLAVARLIAGYAGYTLLAVAGLVVIVAGSPAVLTVAGAGYLMWLGWGVLRRPAALGASTEPMASSRGQIMLKGAGISGLNPKALLLHFSLFPQFIDTADGWPVAAQTGLLGTLHMAACALVYLAAGVLARTVLKTRPSAARTVTRASGAMMIVIGGFLLVERLAG, via the coding sequence GTGTTCACCCCGGGAGCCGACTGGGCCTACGCGATCTCGGCGGGCCTGCGGGACCGGTCGGTCGTCCTCGCGGTCGCCCGGCTGATAGCCGGGTACGCGGGATACACGCTGCTCGCCGTCGCGGGCCTGGTGGTGATCGTGGCCGGCTCGCCGGCCGTGCTGACCGTCGCCGGGGCCGGATACCTGATGTGGCTGGGCTGGGGAGTCCTGCGACGGCCCGCGGCGCTGGGCGCGTCCACCGAACCCATGGCGTCCTCGCGCGGGCAGATCATGCTCAAGGGCGCCGGGATCAGCGGCCTGAACCCCAAGGCACTCCTCCTGCACTTCTCCCTGTTCCCCCAGTTCATCGACACGGCCGACGGCTGGCCTGTCGCGGCCCAGACCGGGCTGCTCGGCACGCTCCACATGGCGGCCTGTGCCCTGGTCTACCTCGCCGCCGGCGTCCTGGCCCGCACCGTGCTGAAGACCCGGCCCTCGGCGGCCCGGACGGTCACCCGGGCTTCCGGTGCCATGATGATCGTCATCGGCGGCTTCCTGCTGGTGGAACGCCTTGCCGGCTGA
- a CDS encoding nuclear transport factor 2 family protein, which yields MTAESPAHTVQRLFPLLAEGKSAEAAALFAESVSFSIPHPPGIPWVPEVDSAEGMRTFFELLQTHVQAKEFDLRQVIAEGDDVVLIGRMISGVKKTGRDIDTAFALHTTVRDGRITRYHLYEDTYAVAEAYFGD from the coding sequence ATGACAGCAGAGTCACCGGCGCACACTGTGCAACGCTTGTTCCCGCTGCTCGCCGAAGGGAAGAGCGCGGAGGCGGCGGCCCTGTTCGCCGAATCGGTGTCGTTCTCGATCCCGCACCCGCCGGGCATTCCGTGGGTACCGGAGGTCGACTCGGCGGAGGGCATGCGGACGTTCTTTGAACTGCTGCAGACCCATGTGCAAGCCAAGGAGTTCGACCTTCGCCAGGTCATCGCCGAGGGCGACGATGTGGTGCTCATCGGGCGCATGATCTCCGGGGTCAAGAAGACGGGCCGGGACATCGACACCGCGTTCGCCCTGCACACCACGGTCCGGGACGGGCGGATCACCCGCTACCACCTCTACGAGGACACCTACGCCGTTGCCGAGGCATACTTCGGCGACTGA